From Brevibacterium ihuae, the proteins below share one genomic window:
- a CDS encoding 2-keto-4-pentenoate hydratase gives MDLSPAQIRQAAAVLGEARASRTPIDRLPGSLTPLSRAEGHAIAAHVEQRSSEPLYGWKMAATSAAGRAHLDIDAPIAGRILAEDVIADGGTLRLGRRIMALAEVEFAFTLGHDLPPREGAYSVAEVSAAVSTAHPAIELPDTRLVRFAEVGVAELTADNACVSEFVLGPAAPAGWRDLDLGTLDVAIAVTSADGSVRRLTGRGSNVLDGPLDALTWIANELSPLGIALRGGQVVTTGIVCEPIPLSPGTRVHADFGPLGTVGMTAE, from the coding sequence ATGGACCTCTCTCCCGCACAGATCCGCCAGGCCGCCGCCGTGCTCGGCGAGGCGCGCGCCTCCCGGACGCCGATCGACCGCCTGCCCGGCAGCCTCACCCCGCTCTCCCGAGCGGAGGGCCACGCGATCGCGGCGCATGTCGAACAGCGCAGCTCCGAGCCGCTCTACGGATGGAAGATGGCCGCGACGAGCGCCGCCGGTCGCGCCCACCTCGACATCGATGCGCCGATCGCCGGGCGCATCCTCGCCGAGGACGTCATCGCCGACGGCGGCACGCTGCGCCTCGGACGCCGGATCATGGCGCTCGCCGAGGTCGAGTTCGCCTTCACCCTCGGCCACGACCTCCCGCCGCGCGAGGGCGCCTACAGCGTCGCCGAGGTCAGTGCCGCCGTCTCCACGGCCCACCCCGCGATCGAACTCCCCGACACCCGGCTCGTCCGCTTCGCCGAGGTCGGCGTCGCCGAGCTCACCGCCGACAACGCCTGCGTCTCGGAGTTCGTCCTCGGTCCCGCCGCACCCGCCGGGTGGCGCGACCTCGACCTCGGCACGCTCGATGTCGCCATCGCGGTGACCTCCGCCGACGGCTCCGTGCGCCGGCTCACCGGCCGGGGGTCGAACGTGCTCGACGGCCCACTCGACGCCCTGACCTGGATCGCGAACGAGCTCTCCCCGCTGGGGATCGCGCTGCGCGGCGGCCAGGTGGTGACCACCGGGATCGTCTGCGAACCGATCCCGCTCTCCCCCGGTACCCGCGTGCACGCCGA